The following nucleotide sequence is from Phycisphaerales bacterium.
TCACATTCCAGGCCAAGGTGGCGGCGCTGGCCAACGCGGTCGCGCCCGGACCGACCAGCTGGCTGCTCGAACTCGTGAATCGGGCGCTGCCCGGCGATGGAGGCATTCACGACCAGGTCGCCAAAGGGCTGGAAAGCCAGTCGGTGTGGTCGCCTTCGCTGCTCACAGTGCTGGGCGATCGAGCGGCTCGCCGCAACAACGAACTGGATCCAGCCAGGCGGCACAACGGGCGGCGGTGCTTCTCCGTCGATTGAGCGGCGCCCGCATCACGAACAGGAACTTCATCATGAGAAGAAATCGACGCAGTCGGCCTGGAGGCGCACGGCACCACAATTGACGCCGTCTACGACCGCGTGAAGGTGGGCGCTCGGCTCGCGACCGATCGGATCCACGTGCTGCGGCAGGCGACCCGGGCCCTCCGCAAAGGCGGAACGCTCTCGGTTCCCGGCGTCTATGGTGGATTTGCGAACAAGTTCCCCGTCGGGGCGATCTTCGGCAAGGGAATCAAGATCCGTTGCGGCCAGACGCACGTGCACAACTACATGAAGCCGCTGCTTGAGCGCATCGAGAACGACGAGATCGACCCGTCGTTCATCATTTCGCATCGGTGTTCGTTGGACGAAGCGCCCGAGGCGTATCACCACTTCCGCTATCAGCCCGACGAGTGCACCAAAGTCGTACTCACGCCGTGACAGCCGGCAGCGCATCCGTGGTTTAATGCAGCAGTAGAGTCATCACGCACCGCAGATGCATCGTCTTGCCGAGCATCATCGAGCCGCGAGCATTCCAGGATTTGCGCTCCGGGCGCGATCAGCACCCGTCGTCCCTGCATGAGCAGAGACGGGCACAAGAGGAAGGGAGCACATGCTCGTGAAGTGGCACCCGTCGCGCGTTCTGGTTACCGGAGGCGCGGGATTCATCGGATCGCACATGGTCGATGTGATTCGCCGACCACGCAGTCATCGGCTCCCCACCCGGCGCCGACGAGTCGGCGCCGGGTGGTGCATCTCCGCCACGAGTGCATCAAGGTCTCTCAATCCTTCGCTGCCTACATCACGGCATGTGCAGCACTCACGTTGACCGCCGACTCGGCGATTTCGGTCAGCTTCCGATCCGCCTGCTTCTCTTCGTTAAGCGTCTGCTGGAGCAAGTCGGCGACATCATCCCGACCGATGCGCTGCGCGAAGTTGCGGGCAGTGCCGTAGCTGGCCATTTCGTAGTGTTCGACGCGCTGCGCCGCCGCGATCAGTGCGGCGTCGCGCACGGATGGATCGCCCTTGGCCTTGATCATGTGGTCACCCTCCTTGATCAAGCCCTTCATGGCGTCGCAGGTTTCGCGTTCGGCTTCGTGGCCGAGCATCTGGAACACCTGCTCAAGTCGACGCACGTGCCCTTGCGTCTCCTGGAGATGGCTCCGGAACGCCGAGGCCAGCGCGGGCGATTGAGCCGCGTCGGCCATATGCGGAAGTGATTCAACCAGCCGCTTCTCCGCGTCGTACAGGTCGCCGACCTGGTTGATGAGCAAATCCTTGAGACTGTGAAATTCGTCGTTGAAGAGGTTCATCGACTACCTCCTTTTCAGTTCTGTCGAACAGCGCGCAGCACCGAGATGCGCGCCTCACGTTCGGGGTCGAAGTGTTTGCAAAGATCGTACCGCGGGGCACCGACGCCGCTGAACGGCATTTTGCCTGTCCACCCGGCCGCATGGTGCTCAGCAAATTCTCACAAGACGTGGCGCACCGGGGTTGGCGTGTCCTGATCAGGCTGGTTTGGGACCTGTACTGCCGCACTCGCTCCGG
It contains:
- a CDS encoding ferritin-like domain-containing protein; the protein is MNLFNDEFHSLKDLLINQVGDLYDAEKRLVESLPHMADAAQSPALASAFRSHLQETQGHVRRLEQVFQMLGHEAERETCDAMKGLIKEGDHMIKAKGDPSVRDAALIAAAQRVEHYEMASYGTARNFAQRIGRDDVADLLQQTLNEEKQADRKLTEIAESAVNVSAAHAVM